A single window of Methanoculleus oceani DNA harbors:
- a CDS encoding dolichyl-phosphate beta-glucosyltransferase yields MLNDTEGGEVNRADCTLVIPAYNEERRIRSLFKDISGFAGDLVFVCDGTDATPAVIGAFAADHPLLRIRCLTFPARLGKGGGVVAGMKAATTPFVGYMDADGSTSLSEMERLFDRLATADGAIGSRWVPGSVLTVRQGFRRRAESRLFNLLVRLLFGLDYRDTQCGAKAFRKEAVDAVLSSTRSTGFEFDVELLWRLAQSGYRVEEVPITWENRDESKVMASDAKEMLRGMLRLRFG; encoded by the coding sequence ATGCTGAACGATACAGAAGGCGGTGAGGTGAACCGGGCGGACTGCACCCTGGTAATCCCCGCATACAACGAAGAACGGCGGATACGGTCGCTTTTCAAGGACATCTCGGGATTTGCCGGCGACCTCGTCTTCGTCTGCGACGGGACCGATGCCACACCCGCCGTCATCGGTGCGTTTGCGGCCGATCACCCGTTGCTCCGTATCCGGTGCCTGACATTTCCGGCCCGCCTCGGAAAAGGGGGAGGCGTTGTTGCCGGCATGAAGGCGGCGACAACACCCTTCGTCGGTTACATGGATGCCGACGGTTCGACGTCCCTGTCCGAGATGGAGCGCCTCTTCGACCGCCTGGCAACCGCGGACGGCGCCATCGGCTCGCGCTGGGTCCCCGGCTCCGTCCTGACGGTGAGACAGGGCTTCCGGCGCCGGGCCGAGAGCCGTCTCTTCAACCTCCTGGTCCGGCTGCTCTTCGGGCTCGACTACCGGGACACCCAGTGCGGTGCGAAGGCCTTCCGGAAGGAGGCGGTCGATGCGGTTCTCTCTTCCACCCGGTCGACCGGGTTCGAGTTCGACGTCGAACTCCTCTGGCGGCTCGCGCAGAGCGGCTACCGGGTGGAGGAGGTCCCGATCACCTGGGAGAACCGGGACGAGTCGAAGGTGATGGCGTCGGATGCAAAAGAGATGCTTCGCGGGATGCTCCGCCTCCGGTTCGGGTGA
- a CDS encoding DJ-1/PfpI/YhbO family deglycase/protease, with translation MKLLLVIAPERFRDEELEVPRRTFEEAGIDVDIASTAAGMCTGMLGGTAEAVMTFDDADPDDYAGVVVVGGAGSQEHLWGSERLRGLVRSFFEQGKVVAAICLAPVVLARAGILTGRQATVYPSPAAVGEMKKAGANLLEIPVVADMQVVTANGPGAAAQFADTIITKLEC, from the coding sequence ATGAAACTCTTGCTTGTGATTGCACCGGAACGGTTCAGGGACGAGGAACTGGAGGTCCCTAGACGAACCTTTGAGGAGGCGGGGATCGACGTCGATATCGCCTCTACGGCCGCCGGCATGTGCACGGGGATGCTGGGGGGCACTGCGGAGGCGGTCATGACGTTTGACGACGCGGACCCCGACGACTACGCCGGGGTCGTGGTTGTGGGCGGCGCCGGTTCACAGGAGCACCTCTGGGGAAGCGAACGGCTCCGGGGTCTCGTCCGGTCGTTCTTCGAGCAGGGCAAGGTCGTCGCCGCCATCTGTCTCGCGCCGGTCGTGCTGGCACGGGCGGGTATCCTCACCGGGCGGCAGGCAACGGTATACCCGAGCCCGGCGGCGGTAGGGGAGATGAAGAAGGCCGGGGCAAACCTCCTTGAGATTCCCGTCGTCGCCGACATGCAGGTCGTGACCGCGAACGGACCCGGTGCCGCCGCACAGTTCGCCGATACCATCATCACGAAACTGGAATGCTGA